A window of the Myxococcus virescens genome harbors these coding sequences:
- a CDS encoding sterol desaturase family protein gives MAEAASATRSIPERVARFREDYRRKHVSPRYSGRAHFVFTSLGSLAVIGFAVSHLEGRRPLEWLTLPAVFLLGNVVEFLGHRGLMHHRRPGLGLLFQRHTEQHHRFFTHEALAYESARDVKMVLFPPVLLMFFLGAIAAPLGALCFVLISPNVGWLFVASAVGYYLTYEWLHFCHHLPPEHPVARLALMRQLRRHHEAHHDPSKMQRHNFNISFPFADWLFGTSWRPDNDRR, from the coding sequence ATGGCCGAAGCCGCCAGCGCCACGCGCTCCATCCCCGAGCGCGTGGCGCGATTCCGCGAGGACTACCGGCGCAAGCACGTCAGCCCTCGCTACTCCGGGCGTGCACACTTCGTCTTCACGAGCCTGGGCTCGCTGGCGGTCATCGGCTTCGCCGTGTCCCACTTGGAGGGAAGGCGGCCCCTGGAATGGCTGACGCTGCCTGCGGTCTTCCTGCTGGGCAATGTGGTGGAGTTCCTGGGGCACCGCGGGCTCATGCACCACCGCCGGCCGGGGCTGGGCCTTCTTTTCCAGCGGCACACCGAGCAGCACCACCGCTTCTTCACGCACGAGGCCCTGGCCTACGAGTCCGCTCGGGACGTGAAGATGGTGCTCTTTCCCCCGGTATTGCTGATGTTCTTCCTGGGCGCCATCGCCGCGCCACTGGGGGCGCTGTGCTTCGTCCTCATCTCGCCAAACGTGGGGTGGCTCTTCGTCGCATCAGCGGTCGGGTACTACCTGACGTACGAGTGGCTGCACTTCTGCCACCACCTGCCGCCCGAGCACCCGGTGGCTAGGCTCGCGCTGATGCGGCAGCTGCGCCGCCACCACGAAGCCCATCACGACCCTTCGAAGATGCAGCGCCACAACTTCAACATCTCGTTCCCGTTCGCGGACTGGCTC